Proteins found in one Quercus robur chromosome 2, dhQueRobu3.1, whole genome shotgun sequence genomic segment:
- the LOC126708233 gene encoding uncharacterized protein LOC126708233 isoform X1, whose translation MSITLTQEERAQHPVTHQQRVIIENYHGEKLVGILHDTGSKELVIVCHGFQSWKERIPMVNLAAALEKEGISAFRFDFAGNGESEGSFHYGNYRREADDLRAVIQHFRMEKRVITAITGHSKGGNVVLLYASKFNDVPIVVNMSGRFNLERGIEGRLGKDFLQRIKETGFIDVWNKRGKFEYRVTEESLMDRLSTDTHAACILIHPDCRVLTVHGSMDRIVPVEDAMEFAKFIPNHKLHIIEGADHEYTSCQDELASVVVDFVRTHSHQDRDMSEQLSSCTSVDGSIQSRL comes from the exons ATGTCGATAACTCTGACTCAAGAAGAACGAGCCCAACACCCTG TGACTCATCAGCAGAGAGTTATAATAGAAAACTACCATGgtgaaaaacttgtgggaatATTGCATGATACAGGTTCAAAGGAGCTTGTTATAGTGTGCCATGGATTTCAGTCCTGGAAG GAGCGCATTCCGATGGTGAACCTTGCTGCTGCTCTAGAAAAAGAAGGAATCAGTGCCTTTCGCTTTGACTTTGCTGGCAATGG GGAAAGTGAAGGTTCTTTCCATTATGGTAACTATCGTAGAGAAGCTGATGATTTACGTGCAGTAATCCAACACTTCCGTATGGAGAAACGTGTAATAACTGCAATTACTGGGCACAGTAAAG GGGGAAATGTGGTGCTCTTGTATGCTTCAAAGTTTAATGATGTTCCTATAGTTGTCAATATGTCTGGCCGTTTCAATCTAGAGAGAGGCATTGAAGGCCGCTTGGGTAAAGATTTTTTACAAAGAATCAAGGAAACTGGATTCATTGATGTTTGGAATAAAAGAG GGAAGTTTGAGTATCGTGTTACTGAAGAAAGTTTGATGGACCGACTAAGTACTGATACTCATGCAGCCTGCATTTTGATTCATCCAGACTGCAG GGTGTTGACAGTTCATGGATCCATGGACAGAATTGTACCAGTTGAAGATGCTATGGAGTTTGCCAAGTTCATACCTAATCATAAACTACACATTATAGAAGGAGCTGATCATGAATACACTTCATGTCAAGATGAGTTGGCTTCAGTAGTGGTCGATTTTGTTAGGACACATTCTCATCAGGATAGAGATATGTCTGAGCAGTTATCTTCTTGCACAAGCGTGGATGGATCCATACAATCTCGATTGTGA
- the LOC126708233 gene encoding uncharacterized protein LOC126708233 isoform X2 yields MVNLAAALEKEGISAFRFDFAGNGESEGSFHYGNYRREADDLRAVIQHFRMEKRVITAITGHSKGGNVVLLYASKFNDVPIVVNMSGRFNLERGIEGRLGKDFLQRIKETGFIDVWNKRGKFEYRVTEESLMDRLSTDTHAACILIHPDCRVLTVHGSMDRIVPVEDAMEFAKFIPNHKLHIIEGADHEYTSCQDELASVVVDFVRTHSHQDRDMSEQLSSCTSVDGSIQSRL; encoded by the exons ATGGTGAACCTTGCTGCTGCTCTAGAAAAAGAAGGAATCAGTGCCTTTCGCTTTGACTTTGCTGGCAATGG GGAAAGTGAAGGTTCTTTCCATTATGGTAACTATCGTAGAGAAGCTGATGATTTACGTGCAGTAATCCAACACTTCCGTATGGAGAAACGTGTAATAACTGCAATTACTGGGCACAGTAAAG GGGGAAATGTGGTGCTCTTGTATGCTTCAAAGTTTAATGATGTTCCTATAGTTGTCAATATGTCTGGCCGTTTCAATCTAGAGAGAGGCATTGAAGGCCGCTTGGGTAAAGATTTTTTACAAAGAATCAAGGAAACTGGATTCATTGATGTTTGGAATAAAAGAG GGAAGTTTGAGTATCGTGTTACTGAAGAAAGTTTGATGGACCGACTAAGTACTGATACTCATGCAGCCTGCATTTTGATTCATCCAGACTGCAG GGTGTTGACAGTTCATGGATCCATGGACAGAATTGTACCAGTTGAAGATGCTATGGAGTTTGCCAAGTTCATACCTAATCATAAACTACACATTATAGAAGGAGCTGATCATGAATACACTTCATGTCAAGATGAGTTGGCTTCAGTAGTGGTCGATTTTGTTAGGACACATTCTCATCAGGATAGAGATATGTCTGAGCAGTTATCTTCTTGCACAAGCGTGGATGGATCCATACAATCTCGATTGTGA
- the LOC126708244 gene encoding UDP-sulfoquinovose synthase, chloroplastic, translated as MAHLLSTSCSIKLSSGCKRYSKPLNQGLEAFPTSFTLQASKYPFRSCVSQGQKPLRNYTVHATTLPISKEAPPQPSSDTHQTSNEPSKPQRVMVIGGDGYCGWATALHLSNRGYKVAIVDSLVRRYFDHQLGTDSLTPISSIQNRLRRWKSLTGKSIELYIGDICDFEFLSETFQSFEPDAVVHFGEQRSAPYSMIDRSRAVFTQNNNVIGTLNVLFAIKEFREQCHLVKLGTMGEYGTPNIDIEEGYITITHNGRTDTLPYPKQASSFYHLSKVHDSNNIAFTCKAWGIRATDLNQGVVYGVRTDETEMHEELCNRFDYDGVFGTALNRFCVQAAVGHPLTVYGKGGQTRGYLDIRDTVQCVELAIANPAQPGEFQVYNQFTEQFSVNELAALVTKAGEKLGLNVQTITVPNPRVEEEEHYYNAKHTKLVELGLEPHLLSDSLQDSLLNFTIKYKDRVDTKQIMPSVSWRKIGVKPKTITA; from the exons ATGGCACATTTACTTTCAACTTCATGCTCGATAAAATTGTCCTCTGGCTGCAAACGTTACTCTAAGCCATTGAACCAAGGCTTAGAGGCATTTCCTACCTCTTTTACCTTGCAAGCTTCCAAATATCCATTTAGAAGCTGTGTCTCACAAGGGCAGAAGCCACTAAGAAATTATACTGTCCATGCAACAACGCTTCCTATAAGTAAGGAAGCCCCACCTCAACCCAGTTCTGACACCCATCAGACCTCCAATGAACCATCCAAGCCACAGCGGGTCATGGTCATTGGTGGAGATGGCTACTGTGGTTGGGCCACTGCCCTCCACCTATCCAACAGAGGTTACAAGGTTGCCATTGTTGACAGCCTTGTACGTCGTTATTTTGACCACCAGCTTGGCACTGACTCCCTGACTCCAATCTCCTCAATCCAAAACCGCCTCCGCCGTTGGAAATCTCTCACTGGAAAAAGCATTGAACTCTACATTGGTGacatttgtgactttgagtTCTTATCAGAAACCTTCCAGTCGTTTGAGCCTGATGCTGTTGTCCATTTTGGGGAACAGCGGTCTGCTCCTTACTCTATGATTGATCGGTCAAGAGCTGTTTTTACTCAGAACAACAATGTGATCGGAACACTCAATGTGCTATTTGCTATAAAAGAGTTTAGAGAACAGTGCCATCTAGTGAAGCTTGGAACCATGGGAGAATATGGGACTCCAAATATCGATATTGAGGAGGGTTACATTACAATTACTCATAATGGAAGAACGGATACTCTGCCTTATCCCAAACAAGCCAGCTCATTCTATCATCTGAGCAAGGTTCATGATTCAAATAACATAGCCTTCACTTGCAAGGCTTGGGGGATTAGAGCCACTGATCTGAATCAAGGAGTGGTTTATGGGGTGAGGACAGATGAGACTGAGATGCATGAAGAACTTTGTAACAGATTTGATTATGATGGAGTGTTTGGAACTGCATTGAATCGGTTCTGTGTTCAGGCTGCTGTTGGTCATCCACTTACTGTGTATGGCAAAGGTGGCCAG ACCAGGGGATATCTTGACATAAGAGACACTGTTCAGTGTGTTGAGCTTGCGATCGCAAACCCTGCACAGCCTGGTGAGTTTCAGGTTTACAATCAATTCACTGAGCAATTTTCTGTCAATGAACTCGCCGCACTTGTTACAAAAGCGGGAGAGAAGCTTGGGCTTAATGTTCAGACCATTACTGTGCCAAACCCAAGAGTAGAGGAAGAGGAACATTACTACAATGCCAAGCACACTAAACTTGTTGAGTTGGGACTTGAACCACACCTTCTTTCTGACTCTCTTCAGGATTCATTACTCAACTTTACTATCAAGTATAAGGATCGTGTTGACACAAAACAGATAATGCCTAGTGTTTCTTGGAGAAAAATTGGGGTCAAGCCAAAGACCATTACAGCATAA
- the LOC126708255 gene encoding acyl-lipid (9-3)-desaturase-like, whose translation MAESRRYISQEELGKHNKRGDLWVSIQGKIYDVTDWAKDHPGGEPPLLNLSGQDATDAFVAYHPGTAYQYVDKFFTGYYLQDYSVSEVSKDYRKLVSEFSQMGLFDKKGHVTLYTLTAIAMLFVVSVYGILCSDSTWVHLGCGALMGVLWIQSGWIGHDSGHYKVMSSTGFNRFAQVLSGNCLAGISIAWWKWNHNAHHIACNSLDFDPDLQHMPFFVVSSKFFNSLTSYFYDRKLNFDSASRFLVSYQHWSFYPVMCLARINLFAQSFMLLSSKRRVANRGQEVLGILVFWIWYPFLVSCLPNWGERIMFVIISFSVTGIQHVQFCLNHFSSNVYVGHPSGNEWCDKQTKGTLDITCPSWMDWFHGGLQFQIEHHLFPRLPRCQLRKVSPMVQELCKKHNLPYNSASFWKANEMTIGTLRTAALQARDLANPVPKNMVWEAFNTHG comes from the coding sequence ATGGCAGAGTCAAGGAGGTACATTTCACAGGAAGAACTTGGAAAGCACAACAAACGAGGAGATCTATGGGTCTCTATCCAGGGAAAGATCTACGATGTGACTGATTGGGCTAAAGACCACCCGGGTGGTGAGCCTCCTTTGTTGAATCTCTCTGGCCAAGATGCCACTGATGCTTTTGTTGCATACCATCCAGGCACTGCTTATCAATATGTAGACAAATTCTTTACTGGGTATTATCTCCAAGACTATTCTGTTTCAGAGGTTTCCAAAGATTACAGGAAGCTTGTGTCTGAGTTTTCTCAGATGGGCTTGTTTGATAAAAAGGGACACGTGACGTTGTATACACTTACAGCGATAGCAATGTTGTTTGTTGTGAGTGTTTATGGTATTTTGTGCTCTGATAGCACGTGGGTGCATCTTGGTTGTGGTGCGTTAATGGGGGTTCTTTGGATTCAAAGTGGTTGGATTGGACATGACTCTGGGCATTACAAGGTTATGAGCAGCACTGGATTCAACCGCTTTGCTCAAGTTCTTAGTGGGAATTGTCTTGCAGGGATTAGTATTGCTTGGTGGAAGTGGAACCACAATGCACATCATATTGCTTGCAACAGCTTGGATTTCGATCCAGATCTTCAGCACATGCCTTTCTTTGTGGTATCTTCGAAATTCTTCAATTCACTTACTTCTTATTTTTATGATAGGAAGCTGAATTTTGATTCTGCTTCTAGGTTCTTGGTTAGTTACCAGCATTGGTCATTTTATCCTGTGATGTGTTTGGCTAGGATTAACTTATTTGCACAATCATTCATGTTGTTGTCATCTAAGAGAAGGGTGGCCAATAGGGGCCAGGAGGTCTTGGGGATTCTTGTGTTTTGGATTTGGTACCCCTTTCTTGTTTCTTGCCTGCCTAATTGGGGTGAGAGAATCATGTTTGTTATTATAAGTTTTTCGGTCACTGGAATTCAGCATGTTCAGTTCTGTTTGAACCATTTCTCTTCTAATGTTTATGTTGGCCACCCTAGTGGGAATGAATGGTGTGACAAGCAGACTAAGGGAACATTGGATATAACCTGCCCTTCTTGGATGGATTGGTTTCATGGTGGGCTGCAGTTTCAGATTGAGCACCATTTGTTTCCCCGTTTGCCTCGATGCCAGCTGAGGAAAGTCTCACCAATGGTTCAGGAACTATGCAAGAAGCACAATTTGCCTTACAACAGTGCTTCATTCTGGAAGGCCAATGAAATGACAATTGGGACACTCAGGACAGCAGCCTTGCAGGCTCGTGATCTTGCCAATCCAGTTCCAAAGAATATGGTTTGGGAAGCTTTCAACACTCATGGATGA
- the LOC126716156 gene encoding LOB domain-containing protein 23-like, with protein sequence MNDKAGNCHSGSQACAACRYQRRKCAKDCPLAPFFPPHRQKDFLNAHKLFGVSNIVKTIRDLNSDQKKIAMHSIVFEANARANDPVYGCCPIIWELQRQCMYFKTEYDLVLKQLSILHAQMADPSTFTSNIDVNTSHVSYSQLQHAEEHHGKQQPSAADVSEAVGFVANDSTHGKQPLEDVSEDIKPLLIFDDINDSTQCR encoded by the coding sequence atgaaCGACAAGGCTGGCAACTGTCATAGTGGATCACAAGCTTGTGCCGCGTGTAGATACCAACGTAGAAAATGTGCTAAAGATTGCCCTCTAGCCCCATTTTTCCCTCCTCATCGTCAAAAAGACTTTCTGAATGCCCACAAACTCTTTGGCGTCAGTAACATTGTCAAAACCATACGGGACTTGAACTCTGACCAAAAAAAGATAGCCATGCACTCAATTGTCTTTGAAGCTAATGCTCGTGCAAATGACCCTGTTTATGGATGCTGCCCTATTATTTGGGAGCTTCAGCGCCAGTGCATGTATTTCAAGACCGAGTACGATCTCGTGCTTAAACAACTCTCCATTTTGCATGCCCAAATGGCGGATCCTTCAACTTTTACTAGCAATATTGATGTGAATACGTCCCACGTATCTTATTCTCAACTACAACACGCAGAAGAACACCATGGTAAGCAACAACCATCTGCGGCAGATGTGTCTGAGGCGGTTGGTTTTGTTGCCAATGATTCAACTCATGGTAAACAACCATTGGAAGATGTGTCAGAGGATATCAAACCACTTCTGATATTCGATGATATCAATGATTCAACTCAATGCAGGTAA
- the LOC126708265 gene encoding NDR1/HIN1-like protein 13 yields MTDRVYPSSKPIANNNNDTTTTPIPTTTTPATAATTKPQQQQPRYPYRPQPQYGNHHRRPSRRRRINCCCCCFWSILVLLALALLLAIAGSALYVLYHPQKPHFSINSLRIAKLNLTAATSDSSPSASHLNSLLNLTLTSKNPNSHIVFFYDPFTLTAFSTSSVQLANGSIPAFVSNKNNETSFRAVLTESKDLDTDSATSLRSDLKRKNGVPMKVQMDTDVKVKMGGLNSKKVGIRVTCQTIKGVAPKSKTPSVASVVDAKCKVDLRIKIWKFTF; encoded by the coding sequence ATGACTGACAGAGTTTACCCTTCTTCCAAGCCCATcgccaacaacaacaacgacacTACCACCACCCCAATTCCCACAACCACCACACCGGCCACCGCCGCCACCACCAAACCCCAACAGCAGCAGCCCCGCTACCCGTACCGCCCACAACCCCAGTACGGGAATCACCACCGCCGCCCCAGCCGCCGCCGCAGAATCAACTGCTGTTGTTGCTGCTTTTGGTCAATTCTTGTTTTGCTCGCATTAGCTCTACTCTTAGCCATAGCTGGCTCTGCTCTCTACGTCCTTTACCACCCACAAAAGCCACACTTCTCCATCAACTCTCTCCGCATTGCCAAGCTCAACCTCACCGCCGCCACGTCGGATTCTTCACCCTCAGCCTCCCACCTGAACTCGTTACTCAACCTCACGCTTACTTCCAAAAACCCCAACTCCCACATCGTGTTTTTCTACGACCCGTTCACTCTCACAGCCTTTTCCACCAGCTCCGTACAACTCGCTAATGGGTCTATCCCAGCTTTTGTGAGCAACAAGAACAACGAGACGAGCTTCAGAGCTGTTCTGACTGAGTCTAAGGACTTAGATACGGATTCGGCGACCTCTCTGAGATCGgatctgaaaagaaaaaatggggTGCCCATGAAGGTTCAGATGGACACCGATGTGAAGGTGAAGATGGGAGGGCTAAACAGCAAGAAGGTGGGGATTAGGGTTACGTGTCAGACTATCAAAGGGGTTGCACCGAAATCCAAGACTCCGTCGGTGGCTTCCGTAGTTGACGCCAAATGTAAGGTAGATCTTCGGATCAAGATCTGGAAATTTACCTTTtag